From the bacterium genome, the window AATCCCGGAAATAAACGAGATGATTGTCGTCCAGGATTTAATTCGAAGGGATGTAGAATTTTCTTCAGAAATCCTACATGACTTTGTCATTATTCGCTCTGATGGTGTTGCGGCATACAACTTCGCGGTGGTAATAGATGATTATTTAATGAAAATAACCCATGTCATTCGTGGGGATGACCATTTATCAAATACCCCTAAACAAATATTACTCTATCAAACATTCGGATTTGACCTGCCACAATTTGCACATTTACCAATGATTTTAGGACCAGATGGGGCAAGATTCTCAAAACGACATGGGGCAACATCCACAGAGGCATATCGAGAACTGGGCTATTTACCAGAGGCATTGGTCAATTATCTGGCACTGCGCGGTTGGTCTTCAGCTGAGCAAAACAAAGAAATTTATTCTGTGGATGAACTCATCAAAGATTTTTCATTAGAACGGGTGACCAAAAGTCCGGCTATTTTTGACATAGATAAGTTAAACTGGATGAATGGCAATTACATTAGAAATGCTGATTTGGTTAGATTAACTAAATTGGCTATCCCTTATTTGAAAAAGAAAGGATGTGTTACCTGTTGTGGTGATTTTGAGTGGCTTAAAGCAGTCGTGGATTTGGTTAAAGACCGCATAAATTGCCTGTCAGAAATTACTGACCAGGTTGATTATATATTTAATTCAAAAATAATCTTCGATGATGAGACAAAAGAGATTTTAAAGGGTGAGAAGGCAACCCAAATATTAGATTGCTTCTCTAAAAAATTAGAACAGACAGATGATTTATCCCCAGAAAAGATAGCATCAGTGATTAAAGATATAGGAAAAGAAATTGGTGTCAAAGGTAAAGAATTATTTATGCCAATTAGAGTGGCATTGACTGGTAAGATACACGGACCTGAATTACCTGAAATCATAGCGGTATTAGGCAAGGAAGTGTCTTTAAAAAGAATTAAAACCAATTAGCACTGAACAAAGAGCACGGGTAACCGTTCAGGTAATCCTTTACCGCAGAGACGCAGAGAAACAGAGAGGAAAATATCTTTTTTTCGCGTTTTTCGGTGTTTAAAAATGCGGTGGTGTCTTAATCTATTAGAACATCTAACG encodes:
- the gltX gene encoding glutamate--tRNA ligase, coding for MEQKVRVRFAPSPTGYLHLGGVRTALFNWLFARHHNGKFILRIEDTDLERSEQASEGTIISSLKWLGLDWDEGPEVGGEYAPYRQRERLKIYQEYADKLLQEDKAYYCYCTEEELEAKRKQGIHGYDGRCRNLTTSEKQQLTDAGRKPVIRFKIPEINEMIVVQDLIRRDVEFSSEILHDFVIIRSDGVAAYNFAVVIDDYLMKITHVIRGDDHLSNTPKQILLYQTFGFDLPQFAHLPMILGPDGARFSKRHGATSTEAYRELGYLPEALVNYLALRGWSSAEQNKEIYSVDELIKDFSLERVTKSPAIFDIDKLNWMNGNYIRNADLVRLTKLAIPYLKKKGCVTCCGDFEWLKAVVDLVKDRINCLSEITDQVDYIFNSKIIFDDETKEILKGEKATQILDCFSKKLEQTDDLSPEKIASVIKDIGKEIGVKGKELFMPIRVALTGKIHGPELPEIIAVLGKEVSLKRIKTN